A region of Myxococcus stipitatus DSM 14675 DNA encodes the following proteins:
- the exoP gene encoding spore coat polysaccharide biosynthesis glycosyltransferase ExoP has product MRRSDDMDLTRRALRGRDLVVFSNDWDGDPLSKVHIMRILSRDNRILWVNSIGNRAPRVNTHDVKRIFGKLERFTQGLREVEPNLHVLSPLAIPFYGSEWVRGANREMLRLQVLRAMKKLGFQRPISWSFLPASAPVSGSLGEEFVVYHCVDEFSAFSDTNGRHIAELEERLLRRADLCITSAERLRDSKSRVNPRTVLVRHGTDFRHFVKACDPATPIPADIARLPKPVIGFFGLVADWVDQEAIIATARAHPSGSVVVIGKTTPDCDDSKLRAEPNIHMLGRKSYADLPGYSRAFDVALMPFKISELTLNANPLKVREYLASGLPVVSTDLPEVRKVGLCKIATSTDDFVRKVNECLAEGPGPQRERAERIFNESWDARVEEIRHHVGSAMEAAGKSL; this is encoded by the coding sequence ATGCGGCGCAGCGATGACATGGACCTGACCCGACGGGCACTCCGGGGGCGTGACCTGGTGGTGTTCTCCAACGACTGGGACGGCGATCCGCTGTCGAAGGTCCACATCATGCGGATTCTCTCGCGAGACAACCGCATCCTCTGGGTGAACAGCATCGGCAACCGCGCGCCTCGGGTGAACACGCACGATGTGAAGCGCATCTTCGGCAAGCTGGAGCGCTTCACCCAGGGCCTGCGCGAGGTGGAGCCCAACCTCCACGTCCTGTCGCCCCTGGCGATTCCGTTCTACGGCTCGGAGTGGGTGCGCGGAGCGAATCGGGAGATGCTCCGGCTTCAAGTGCTGCGGGCGATGAAGAAGCTGGGGTTCCAGCGGCCCATCTCCTGGAGCTTCCTGCCCGCGTCGGCGCCGGTGTCCGGCTCGCTGGGGGAGGAGTTCGTCGTCTACCACTGCGTGGATGAGTTCTCCGCCTTCAGCGACACGAACGGCCGGCACATCGCGGAGCTGGAGGAGCGGCTGCTGCGCCGGGCGGACCTGTGCATCACCTCCGCCGAGCGGCTGCGCGACAGCAAGTCCCGCGTCAACCCGCGCACCGTGCTCGTGCGCCATGGCACCGACTTCCGGCACTTCGTGAAGGCGTGTGACCCGGCGACGCCCATCCCGGCGGATATCGCCCGACTGCCGAAGCCTGTCATCGGCTTCTTCGGACTGGTGGCGGACTGGGTGGACCAGGAGGCCATCATCGCCACGGCGCGGGCCCACCCGTCGGGCTCCGTGGTGGTGATTGGCAAGACGACGCCCGACTGTGACGACTCCAAGCTGCGGGCCGAGCCGAACATCCACATGCTGGGGCGCAAGTCCTACGCGGACCTGCCGGGGTACAGCCGGGCCTTCGATGTCGCGCTGATGCCTTTCAAGATCAGCGAGCTCACGCTGAACGCCAATCCGCTGAAGGTGCGCGAGTACCTGGCCTCGGGGTTGCCGGTGGTGTCCACGGACCTGCCGGAGGTCCGCAAGGTGGGGCTCTGCAAGATCGCCACGTCGACGGATGACTTCGTGCGGAAGGTGAACGAGTGCCTCGCGGAAGGTCCGGGCCCACAGCGTGAGCGCGCGGAGCGAATCTTCAACGAGAGCTGGGATGCGCGCGTGGAGGAGATCCGCCACCACGTGGGCTCCGCGATGGAGGCGGCTGGGAAGTCGCTCTGA
- a CDS encoding glycosyltransferase family 4 protein — protein sequence MRVLLVGDYPPPFGGVSIHVQQLHGFLRSRGVEARVLDIGKGGRPVPDVLPVRGLVPFGLRLTGFLGAGWTVHVHTSGNNPKAWLLAAAAGGLPGARAPRFITLHSGLLPDYLRASSSRRMFARVALAGYARVIAVSEAVREALLECGVPEEKVLVHPAFCSSQVRPGEVPVRVEAARARRRPLLAMAHHPSPVYGRRLAFRALRLVAESYPEVGLALFGPGTDSEDFIRDARELGVAKYLEPLGDLEHPAALGLLVRSDAFLRPTTHDGDSISVREALTLAVPCVASDVCDRPEGTWVFPSGDAASLAARIRQAVTAGRVAVSSPDVGPVLLGLYESLARRQPARTQPASAM from the coding sequence ATGCGCGTCCTCCTTGTCGGTGACTACCCGCCGCCATTCGGTGGCGTGTCGATTCACGTGCAACAGCTTCACGGGTTCCTGCGCAGCCGTGGGGTCGAAGCGCGAGTGCTTGATATCGGGAAGGGCGGCCGGCCGGTTCCGGACGTCCTCCCCGTGCGAGGACTCGTGCCCTTCGGCCTCCGGCTGACCGGGTTTCTCGGCGCGGGGTGGACGGTGCATGTCCACACCAGCGGGAACAACCCGAAGGCCTGGCTGCTGGCGGCCGCCGCGGGGGGACTGCCCGGGGCGCGTGCGCCTCGGTTCATCACGCTGCACTCGGGCTTGTTGCCCGACTACCTGAGGGCTTCGTCCTCGAGGCGGATGTTCGCGCGGGTGGCGCTCGCGGGCTACGCGCGGGTCATCGCCGTGTCGGAGGCGGTGCGCGAGGCGCTCCTGGAGTGCGGCGTTCCGGAGGAGAAGGTGCTGGTTCATCCCGCCTTCTGTTCCTCGCAGGTGCGGCCCGGGGAGGTGCCCGTGCGGGTCGAGGCCGCGCGAGCACGCCGTCGTCCGCTGCTGGCGATGGCGCATCATCCGTCCCCCGTCTACGGGCGGCGGCTGGCGTTCCGGGCGCTGCGGCTGGTGGCGGAGTCCTATCCGGAAGTCGGGCTGGCGTTGTTCGGGCCCGGGACGGACTCCGAGGACTTCATCCGCGATGCGCGGGAGCTGGGCGTGGCGAAGTACCTGGAGCCGCTCGGAGACCTGGAGCACCCCGCGGCGCTGGGGCTCCTGGTTCGCAGTGACGCGTTCCTTCGGCCCACCACCCACGACGGAGACTCCATCTCCGTGCGGGAGGCGTTGACGCTGGCGGTGCCGTGTGTGGCCAGCGACGTGTGCGACCGGCCCGAGGGGACCTGGGTCTTCCCGTCAGGGGACGCGGCGTCGCTCGCCGCGCGCATCCGGCAGGCCGTGACGGCGGGGCGCGTGGCGGTGTCCTCGCCCGACGTGGGGCCGGTGTTGTTGGGGCTCTACGAGTCGCTGGCGCGGCGGCAGCCCGCGCGGACCCAGCCCGCGTCCGCGATGTGA
- a CDS encoding serine O-acetyltransferase, with amino-acid sequence MGVDAMTLYRVARGLRLKKVPLLPALLRKAIYYLHSSYVPDEAEIGEGTQLGYGGIGVVIHKAAKIGRHCLISQQVTIGGRSGIEGAPVIGDYVRIGAGAKILGSIHIGDFAVIGANAVVLKDVAPGTVVAGIPARIIRQDPDPLTSYQREMGLLPRRPPLTAVSPTGSLPQ; translated from the coding sequence ATGGGTGTCGATGCGATGACGTTGTACCGGGTGGCTCGTGGACTGCGGTTGAAGAAGGTCCCGCTGCTGCCAGCCTTGCTCCGCAAGGCCATCTACTACCTGCACAGCTCCTACGTTCCAGACGAGGCGGAGATTGGCGAGGGGACGCAACTGGGTTACGGCGGTATCGGCGTCGTCATCCACAAGGCCGCGAAGATTGGACGGCACTGTCTCATCTCCCAGCAGGTGACCATTGGCGGACGCTCCGGAATCGAGGGGGCGCCTGTCATTGGCGACTACGTGCGCATCGGCGCGGGGGCCAAGATCCTGGGCAGTATCCACATTGGCGACTTCGCGGTCATCGGCGCCAACGCGGTGGTGTTGAAGGACGTGGCCCCTGGCACGGTGGTGGCGGGGATTCCCGCGAGGATCATCCGGCAGGACCCTGATCCACTCACCTCGTATCAGCGGGAGATGGGGCTGCTTCCGCGCCGCCCGCCGCTGACGGCGGTGTCGCCGACCGGGTCCTTGCCTCAATAG
- the exoM gene encoding oligosaccharide flippase family protein, giving the protein MARLFTAGLTLSIPLVLARVLHLDEYGTYYQLFLVATTLYYVLPFGVVQSLYYFLPRTQEKRPFVGQTLLFMSGAGLVGAALIWGLLDHVAAWFSNPALLEHRGTLAAYTAFLIGSFPLEVSLTAQGRTRASAAVYLVSDALRACVMVVPPLLGAPLHGLMVAVAVFAALRYGATWLVSLRGVTGPLVRGALFREQLAYSAPFGAAMLLAVPQQNAHLYMVAGAVAPAMYAMYRVGCFQLPVVDLLYTPTSEVLMVRLGELEREGRLEEGVEAFRDAAGRLAYVFLPFAAFLFAAAPEFIGALFGEKFLPAVPVFRVSVLGVVLSILPMDGTLRARGLTRAIFVSYAVKAGVTVPLVVLGVRHLGLMGGIGSWAVAEVVGKLLLLIRLPAALSTPERPLGLLDILPWPALGRASLAAGAAGAAVFVLRTGAEGAWGHLPAGFLWRVLPLAVAGVLFVVGYVGVLYAAGVRPLAVLAGLRPRRAV; this is encoded by the coding sequence ATGGCCCGGCTGTTCACGGCCGGGTTGACGCTGTCGATTCCCCTCGTGCTCGCGCGGGTGCTGCACCTGGACGAGTACGGGACGTACTACCAGCTCTTCCTGGTGGCCACGACGCTGTACTACGTGCTGCCGTTCGGCGTGGTGCAGAGCCTGTATTACTTCCTGCCGCGCACGCAGGAGAAGCGGCCCTTCGTGGGGCAGACGCTGCTGTTCATGTCCGGCGCGGGGCTGGTGGGCGCGGCCCTCATCTGGGGGCTCCTGGACCACGTGGCGGCGTGGTTCTCCAACCCCGCGCTGCTCGAGCACCGAGGCACGCTGGCGGCCTATACCGCCTTCCTCATCGGCAGCTTCCCGCTGGAGGTCTCGCTGACGGCGCAGGGGCGCACCCGGGCCTCGGCCGCGGTGTACCTGGTGTCCGATGCGCTCCGGGCCTGCGTCATGGTGGTGCCTCCGCTGCTGGGGGCGCCGCTGCATGGGTTGATGGTCGCGGTGGCGGTGTTCGCGGCGCTGCGCTACGGGGCGACGTGGCTCGTGTCCCTGCGGGGCGTCACCGGTCCGCTGGTGCGCGGAGCGCTGTTTCGCGAGCAGCTCGCCTATTCGGCGCCGTTCGGCGCGGCGATGTTGCTGGCCGTGCCGCAGCAGAACGCGCACCTGTACATGGTGGCGGGCGCGGTGGCGCCGGCGATGTATGCGATGTATCGCGTGGGCTGCTTCCAGCTTCCCGTCGTCGACCTGCTCTACACGCCCACCAGCGAGGTGCTGATGGTGCGCCTGGGAGAGCTGGAGCGCGAAGGGCGCCTGGAGGAAGGCGTGGAGGCGTTCCGCGACGCGGCGGGGCGTCTGGCCTATGTCTTTCTTCCCTTCGCGGCCTTCCTCTTCGCGGCGGCGCCGGAGTTCATCGGCGCGCTGTTCGGCGAGAAGTTCCTGCCCGCGGTGCCCGTGTTTCGCGTCAGCGTGCTGGGGGTGGTGCTCTCCATCCTGCCCATGGATGGAACGCTGCGGGCCCGAGGTCTCACGCGCGCCATCTTTGTTTCATATGCGGTGAAGGCCGGGGTGACGGTGCCCCTGGTAGTGCTGGGTGTGAGACATCTGGGGTTGATGGGAGGGATTGGCTCCTGGGCGGTCGCGGAGGTGGTGGGCAAGTTGTTGCTGCTCATCCGACTTCCGGCGGCGCTGTCCACGCCGGAGCGTCCGTTGGGATTGCTGGACATCCTGCCGTGGCCCGCGCTGGGACGCGCGTCGCTGGCGGCGGGGGCGGCGGGGGCCGCGGTCTTCGTGTTGAGGACAGGCGCGGAAGGCGCTTGGGGGCACCTGCCCGCGGGCTTCCTGTGGCGAGTGCTGCCGCTGGCGGTGGCGGGAGTGTTGTTCGTGGTGGGTTATGTCGGGGTGCTCTACGCCGCGGGCGTGCGGCCCCTGGCGGTGCTCGCGGGGTTGCGGCCTCGCAGGGCAGTGTAA
- the exoL gene encoding spore coat polysaccharide deacetylase ExoL, with the protein MAAYRRVQSGGRRILIVSYHRVVSDFTGELQRSIPGLLISQETFRRHIEEASAAGFDLVSIGDAVDVMAGRRVAKKDLCVITFDDGYRDIYRYAYPILKQLGVPAITYLPTAFIGTNRRFNHDRLFHLLRRTQERNFQPVYATLPDASLSLLGPILSGQKTVSAALDDFIGEHPTRVLTAIIDGLEQQLGGGQDLVPEQGDIMNWDEVRRMARDGFEFGAHTLGHTVLTLEPQAVVEQEILESKRTIEAEVGIQVRDFAYCNGWYSDEIIRTLASHGFRSGVTTEDLPNRIGGDPFTLKRKVLWENFSLGMLGDYSSPLTGCQLDDCFGLLGVSRPVPGRRTHSYRNGLLGNLVTRPGSSLTEAP; encoded by the coding sequence ATGGCGGCCTATCGGCGGGTTCAGTCGGGAGGTCGGCGCATTCTCATCGTGAGTTATCACCGGGTAGTGAGTGACTTCACCGGGGAGCTTCAGCGGTCCATCCCCGGCTTGCTCATCAGTCAGGAGACGTTCCGGCGCCACATCGAGGAGGCCTCGGCGGCGGGCTTCGACCTGGTCTCCATTGGCGACGCGGTGGATGTCATGGCGGGGCGGAGGGTGGCGAAGAAGGACCTGTGCGTCATCACGTTCGATGACGGCTACCGGGACATCTACCGGTACGCGTACCCCATCCTGAAGCAGCTGGGGGTGCCGGCCATCACGTACCTGCCCACGGCGTTCATCGGCACCAACCGGCGCTTCAACCATGACCGGCTGTTCCACCTGCTGCGGCGCACGCAGGAGCGGAACTTCCAGCCGGTGTACGCGACGCTGCCGGACGCGTCGCTGTCGCTGTTGGGGCCCATCCTCTCCGGGCAGAAGACGGTGTCGGCCGCGCTGGATGACTTCATCGGCGAGCACCCCACGCGGGTGTTGACGGCCATCATCGACGGGCTGGAGCAGCAGCTGGGTGGGGGGCAGGACCTGGTGCCCGAGCAGGGCGACATCATGAACTGGGACGAGGTGCGCCGCATGGCGCGCGACGGCTTCGAGTTCGGCGCGCACACGCTGGGGCACACGGTGCTGACGCTGGAGCCGCAGGCGGTGGTGGAGCAGGAGATCCTCGAGTCCAAGCGCACCATCGAGGCCGAGGTGGGCATCCAGGTGCGCGACTTCGCCTACTGCAACGGCTGGTACTCGGACGAGATCATCCGCACGCTGGCGTCGCACGGCTTCCGCTCCGGTGTCACCACGGAGGACCTGCCCAACCGCATCGGCGGGGACCCCTTCACGCTCAAGCGCAAGGTGCTGTGGGAGAACTTCAGCCTGGGCATGTTGGGGGACTACTCGTCGCCCCTCACCGGGTGCCAGCTGGATGATTGCTTCGGGCTGTTGGGGGTGAGCCGGCCGGTGCCGGGGCGCAGGACCCACTCCTATCGCAACGGCCTGTTGGGCAACCTGGTGACACGGCCTGGGAGCTCGTTGACGGAGGCTCCGTGA
- the ccmA gene encoding heme ABC exporter ATP-binding protein CcmA yields the protein MASLSAAPALALHDVSKRYGRRWALARLTYALPSGRSLLLTGHNGSGKTTLLRLLATALSPTAGRVEVLGRDAVTDRDDLRRDVALLSHASFLYEDLTAHQNLVVLARLLGHPSPKDIAGSLLTRVGLGKRSDNPVRGFSAGMRKRLAIARLLMKAPTLALLDEPFGELDPAGIHEMEALIAELKATGVTVVLATHLIEQGLSLCEERLHLEDGRAVSA from the coding sequence ATGGCTTCCCTCTCCGCCGCTCCCGCGCTCGCGCTGCATGACGTCAGCAAGCGCTATGGGCGCCGCTGGGCCCTGGCGCGTCTGACGTACGCGCTCCCCTCCGGGCGCTCGCTGCTGCTCACCGGCCACAACGGCTCCGGCAAGACGACCCTCCTGCGCCTGCTGGCCACCGCGCTGAGTCCCACCGCGGGCCGCGTGGAGGTGCTGGGCCGCGACGCGGTGACGGACCGCGACGACCTGCGTCGCGACGTCGCGCTCCTGTCCCACGCCAGCTTCCTGTACGAGGACCTCACCGCGCACCAGAACCTGGTCGTGCTCGCGCGCCTGCTGGGCCACCCGTCGCCCAAGGACATCGCTGGCTCCCTGCTGACGCGGGTGGGGCTGGGCAAGCGCTCGGACAACCCCGTGCGGGGCTTCAGCGCGGGCATGCGCAAGCGGCTGGCCATCGCCCGGCTGCTCATGAAGGCGCCCACCCTCGCGCTGCTCGACGAGCCCTTCGGCGAGCTGGACCCCGCGGGCATCCACGAGATGGAGGCCCTCATCGCGGAGCTGAAGGCCACGGGCGTCACCGTGGTGCTGGCCACCCACCTCATCGAGCAGGGCCTGAGCCTGTGCGAGGAGCGGCTGCACCTCGAGGACGGTCGGGCGGTGAGCGCATGA
- a CDS encoding heme exporter protein CcmB, whose product MMPSRPRPIGLLGTTLALLRKDLLIEWRTRARLNAIVFFAMATLLMFSFALGPDTRLLEKNAGGYFWLAVLFASVLSLGESFRVESENNCMDGVRLAPADPRAIYLSKALGNTLLLVALGTLLLPVMVALYGVRVATGFVDLGTVLLLGSLALSAPGTVYAAISSNARARDVLLPLLLFPLVIPALLSAAKATTLVLQGDPMNQLGSWLGLLLGFNLIYWGVGFMLFPRIIED is encoded by the coding sequence ATGATGCCCTCGCGTCCCCGCCCCATCGGGTTGCTCGGCACCACGCTGGCCCTGCTGCGCAAGGACCTGCTCATCGAGTGGCGCACGCGCGCGCGCCTCAACGCCATCGTCTTCTTCGCGATGGCCACGCTGCTGATGTTCTCCTTCGCGCTGGGCCCCGACACGCGCCTGCTGGAGAAGAACGCCGGCGGCTACTTCTGGCTCGCCGTGCTCTTCGCCAGCGTGCTGTCCCTGGGCGAGTCCTTCCGCGTCGAGTCCGAGAACAACTGCATGGATGGGGTGCGGCTGGCCCCCGCGGACCCTCGCGCCATCTACCTGTCCAAGGCCCTGGGCAACACGCTGCTGCTCGTCGCGCTGGGGACGCTGCTGCTGCCCGTCATGGTGGCCCTCTACGGTGTCCGCGTCGCCACCGGCTTCGTGGACCTGGGGACAGTCCTCCTCCTGGGCAGTCTGGCCCTCAGCGCCCCCGGCACTGTCTATGCCGCGATTTCAAGCAATGCCCGGGCACGAGACGTGCTGCTCCCTCTGCTATTGTTCCCGCTGGTCATCCCTGCGCTGCTGTCCGCGGCCAAGGCCACCACGCTCGTACTGCAAGGAGACCCCATGAATCAGTTGGGCTCATGGTTGGGACTTTTGCTCGGATTCAATCTGATTTATTGGGGCGTGGGCTTCATGCTCTTCCCGCGCATCATCGAGGACTGA
- the ccsA gene encoding cytochrome c biogenesis protein CcsA yields MNKLVKWGLPIVGLAVLGFGWYLGLAWAPPDREMGDVQRIMYVHVPLQWMAMLAMFLNFVMAVTHLLKSKPGWKLDSMAESAAEVGLILGALGMVTGAIWGRPTWGVYWSWDPRLTSEAIMLVTYTGYLVLRRFVEDPDKRATWSAVVAILGAINLPIVWFSVRWWRSLHQVQSSPKTVDPQMVLPLRVSAIGLLLLTIVWLVSRYRIALAERRAEVALPDALPGSGAPSVHDTPKVA; encoded by the coding sequence ATGAACAAGCTCGTCAAGTGGGGCCTCCCCATCGTGGGACTGGCCGTGCTGGGATTCGGCTGGTACCTGGGGCTGGCCTGGGCGCCGCCGGACCGGGAGATGGGCGACGTGCAGCGCATCATGTACGTGCACGTGCCACTCCAGTGGATGGCCATGCTGGCCATGTTCCTGAACTTCGTGATGGCGGTGACGCACCTGCTCAAGTCCAAGCCGGGCTGGAAGCTGGACTCGATGGCGGAGTCGGCGGCCGAGGTCGGCCTGATCCTGGGTGCGCTGGGCATGGTGACGGGGGCCATCTGGGGCCGTCCCACCTGGGGCGTCTACTGGTCGTGGGACCCGCGCCTCACGTCGGAGGCCATCATGCTGGTGACGTACACCGGCTATCTGGTGCTGCGGCGCTTCGTGGAGGACCCCGACAAGCGCGCGACGTGGAGCGCGGTGGTGGCGATTCTCGGTGCCATCAACCTGCCCATCGTGTGGTTCTCCGTGCGCTGGTGGCGAAGCCTCCACCAGGTGCAGTCCAGCCCGAAGACGGTGGACCCGCAGATGGTGTTGCCCTTGCGCGTGTCGGCCATCGGCCTCTTGCTGCTGACCATCGTCTGGCTGGTCTCCCGCTACCGCATCGCGTTGGCCGAGCGCCGCGCGGAGGTCGCGCTTCCGGACGCGCTGCCCGGCTCGGGCGCGCCCTCGGTCCACGACACCCCCAAGGTGGCCTGA
- a CDS encoding cytochrome c maturation protein CcmE, with translation MTPVARNRLFALGALLVAGAGLGFVAFGNIGENLVYYWSPAEMLAQGDKAYTATIRLGGVVQPGSIQWNAEHTTLHFRVANDATDGAANVLVRSTETPPQMFRDKIGVVVEGTYDASGVFTSNRLMVNHSNEYRAPKEGEDPNKWRETLSDSTTTASTSPGAGAR, from the coding sequence ATGACGCCTGTCGCCCGCAATCGTTTGTTCGCCCTGGGAGCGCTGCTTGTCGCCGGCGCTGGCCTGGGCTTCGTGGCCTTTGGAAACATCGGCGAGAACCTCGTCTATTACTGGAGCCCGGCGGAGATGCTGGCCCAGGGTGACAAGGCCTACACGGCCACCATCCGCCTGGGCGGCGTGGTGCAGCCGGGCAGCATCCAGTGGAACGCCGAGCACACCACCCTGCACTTCCGCGTGGCCAACGACGCCACGGACGGCGCCGCCAACGTGCTGGTGCGCTCCACGGAGACGCCGCCGCAGATGTTCCGCGACAAGATCGGCGTCGTGGTGGAGGGCACCTACGACGCGTCGGGCGTGTTCACCTCCAACCGGCTGATGGTGAACCACTCGAACGAGTACCGCGCCCCCAAGGAGGGCGAGGACCCGAACAAGTGGCGTGAGACGCTCAGCGACAGCACGACGACGGCCAGCACGTCGCCCGGAGCGGGGGCGCGGTGA
- a CDS encoding heme lyase CcmF/NrfE family subunit: MNGSLGYGLVLGGLAFATFGALVGLVAGMRRSEAGFPWVMRAVWGFAGCMTAANAVMVYALVTHDFSVKYVAQVGSRDTPLLYTVVSLWSALEGSILFWGLIMGLYIAAFAWIHRREHARYMQLALGTMLAVGVFFAFLIAGPANPWGAMSPVPADGPGPNPLLQNHILMIIHPPFLYLGYVGMTVPFGVAVAGLLRGEIGEAWMAPLRRWTLTAWLFLSIGIILGAWWAYAVLGWGGYWAWDPVENASFLPWLTATAFMHSTMVQERKRMLKLWTLSLALASFVLTILGTFMTRSGIFNSVHSFTQSDIGPTFLAFLGVLLVVCIGLLAVRGPLLVPEGRMSSLVSREASILVNNLVFVAITFTVLLGTLYPLVSEAVRGVRVSVGEPYFNKMAVPGGIAVLFLMGVGPVLPWGTPDKATLRRQFTIPAVVGLVVTAVCFAVGLRGVYPLLTFGLAGFVTVVTLRELVAPVRVRMSERKEGLLTAVMTSATKAQRRFGGYVVHLGIVLIIVAVAASSSYVTHTSGTLKKGQTLELDGYKMTFKGLVGGEEPHRTFVAARVEVTTPGGKVTEMQPRLNYYERSTDPIGTPAVRETAGEDLYISLMAFSQQTENASLNVWVFPMVGWIWWSIPLLVLGTLIALWPRRKAAVALSSAQVGASPLAGGDAERGAA, encoded by the coding sequence GTGAACGGCTCGCTCGGATATGGGCTGGTGCTCGGAGGGCTCGCGTTCGCGACCTTCGGCGCGCTGGTCGGACTGGTCGCGGGGATGCGCCGCAGCGAAGCGGGCTTCCCGTGGGTGATGCGCGCGGTGTGGGGCTTCGCGGGCTGCATGACGGCGGCGAACGCGGTGATGGTGTACGCGCTGGTCACGCATGACTTCAGCGTGAAGTACGTGGCGCAGGTGGGCAGCCGGGACACGCCGCTCCTGTACACGGTGGTGTCGCTGTGGAGCGCCCTGGAGGGGTCCATCCTCTTCTGGGGCCTCATCATGGGCCTGTACATCGCGGCCTTCGCGTGGATCCACCGCCGCGAGCACGCGCGCTACATGCAGCTGGCGCTGGGCACCATGCTGGCGGTGGGCGTGTTCTTCGCGTTCCTCATCGCCGGTCCCGCCAACCCCTGGGGCGCCATGTCGCCGGTGCCGGCGGACGGCCCTGGCCCCAATCCGCTGCTCCAGAACCACATCCTGATGATCATCCACCCGCCCTTCCTGTACCTGGGCTACGTGGGCATGACGGTGCCGTTCGGCGTCGCGGTGGCGGGCCTCTTGCGCGGCGAGATTGGCGAGGCGTGGATGGCGCCGCTGCGCCGCTGGACGCTGACGGCGTGGCTGTTCCTCTCCATCGGCATCATCCTGGGCGCCTGGTGGGCGTACGCGGTGCTGGGCTGGGGCGGCTACTGGGCGTGGGACCCGGTGGAGAACGCCAGCTTCCTGCCGTGGCTGACGGCGACGGCGTTCATGCACTCCACCATGGTGCAGGAGCGCAAGCGGATGCTGAAGCTGTGGACGCTGTCGCTCGCGCTGGCCTCCTTCGTGCTGACCATCCTGGGCACGTTCATGACGCGCTCGGGCATCTTCAACTCGGTCCACTCCTTCACGCAGTCGGACATCGGCCCCACGTTCCTCGCCTTCCTGGGCGTGCTGTTGGTGGTGTGCATCGGCCTGCTGGCGGTGCGCGGGCCGCTGCTCGTCCCCGAAGGGAGGATGAGCTCGCTGGTGTCCCGCGAGGCGAGCATCCTGGTGAACAACCTGGTGTTCGTGGCCATCACCTTCACGGTGCTCCTGGGCACGCTCTACCCGCTGGTGTCCGAGGCGGTGCGCGGCGTGCGCGTCAGCGTGGGTGAGCCGTACTTCAACAAGATGGCGGTGCCGGGTGGCATCGCGGTGCTGTTCCTGATGGGCGTGGGCCCGGTGCTGCCGTGGGGCACGCCGGACAAGGCCACGCTGCGCCGGCAGTTCACCATCCCCGCGGTGGTGGGGCTGGTGGTGACGGCGGTGTGCTTCGCGGTGGGCCTGCGCGGCGTCTATCCCCTGCTCACCTTCGGCCTGGCGGGGTTCGTCACCGTCGTCACCCTGCGGGAGCTGGTGGCGCCGGTGCGCGTGCGCATGTCGGAGCGCAAGGAAGGCCTGCTCACCGCCGTGATGACGAGCGCCACCAAGGCCCAGCGCCGCTTCGGCGGCTACGTGGTGCACCTGGGCATCGTGCTCATCATCGTCGCGGTGGCCGCGTCGTCCTCGTACGTCACGCACACGTCCGGCACCTTGAAGAAGGGCCAGACGCTGGAGCTGGACGGCTACAAGATGACGTTCAAGGGCCTGGTGGGCGGTGAGGAGCCCCACCGCACCTTCGTCGCGGCGCGCGTGGAGGTGACGACGCCGGGCGGCAAGGTGACGGAGATGCAGCCCCGCCTGAACTACTACGAACGGAGCACGGACCCCATCGGCACGCCCGCGGTGCGCGAGACGGCCGGTGAGGACCTCTACATCTCCCTCATGGCCTTCTCCCAGCAGACGGAGAACGCGAGCCTCAACGTCTGGGTCTTCCCCATGGTGGGGTGGATCTGGTGGAGCATCCCGTTGCTCGTGCTGGGCACGCTCATCGCGCTGTGGCCGCGCCGCAAGGCGGCGGTGGCGCTGTCGAGCGCGCAGGTGGGCGCCTCGCCGTTGGCGGGTGGTGACGCGGAGCGGGGGGCGGCCTGA
- a CDS encoding TlpA family protein disulfide reductase: MKRWRYTLLFVALCAGLLVVLAKGFGRNPHEVPFMLSGKPAPDFALRSLDTGERVSLADLKGRPVVINFWASWCVPCMYEHPVLEWGQREFGSQAVFLGVVFEDTEDNARGFLRKNGYSFPQLVDPRSRMAVSYGVAGVPETYFIDPSGTIRGKHVGPIDPESLTQRIRELTATAAAPSPAEAARP, translated from the coding sequence ATGAAGCGCTGGCGCTACACGCTGTTGTTCGTGGCCCTCTGCGCGGGGCTGCTCGTGGTGCTGGCCAAGGGCTTCGGGCGCAACCCGCACGAGGTGCCCTTCATGCTCTCGGGCAAGCCCGCGCCGGACTTCGCGCTGCGCTCGTTGGACACCGGGGAGCGGGTGAGCCTGGCGGACCTCAAGGGCCGCCCGGTGGTCATCAACTTCTGGGCCTCCTGGTGTGTGCCGTGCATGTATGAGCACCCGGTGCTCGAGTGGGGCCAGCGGGAGTTCGGCTCGCAGGCGGTGTTCCTGGGCGTGGTGTTCGAGGACACCGAGGACAACGCCCGCGGCTTCCTGCGGAAGAACGGGTACAGCTTCCCGCAGCTGGTGGACCCGCGCTCGCGCATGGCGGTGAGCTACGGCGTGGCGGGCGTGCCGGAGACGTACTTCATCGACCCGTCGGGCACCATCCGAGGCAAGCACGTGGGGCCCATCGACCCGGAGTCGCTCACCCAGCGCATCCGGGAGCTGACGGCCACCGCGGCGGCGCCCTCCCCCGCCGAGGCCGCGCGGCCGTAG